One stretch of Amycolatopsis tolypomycina DNA includes these proteins:
- a CDS encoding M20/M25/M40 family metallo-hydrolase encodes MTEPNLIEAAAAEAVTLTSELIRIDTTNTGDPDTLVGERAAAEYVAEKLTDAGYEITYVESGGKNRHNVIVRLEGADRSRGALLIHGHLDAVPADASEWSVHPFSGAIQDDYVWGRGAVDMKDMCGMALALARHYKMHNVVPPRDLVFAFLADEEAGGHYGAQWLVENRPELFEGVTEAISEVGGFSITLKDDVRAYLIETAEKGIRWMKLRVRGTAGHGSMIHRDNAVTKLAEAVAKLGNHRFPLVLTDSVREFLAGVTEITGWDFPEDDLEGSVAKLGNISRMIGATLRDTANPTMLTAGYKSNVIPSVAEAAVDCRILPGRLEAFDRELDELLGPDIEKEWMELPPVETTFDGALVDAMSAAVLAEDPGAKTLPYMLSGGTDAKSFQQLGIRNFGFAPLKLPADLDFSALFHGVDERVPVEALKFGTRVLDRFLRTS; translated from the coding sequence GTGACCGAACCGAACCTGATCGAAGCCGCCGCGGCCGAAGCCGTCACGCTGACCAGCGAGCTCATCCGCATCGACACGACCAACACCGGCGATCCCGACACGCTGGTCGGCGAGCGGGCGGCGGCCGAGTACGTCGCGGAGAAGCTGACCGACGCCGGCTACGAGATCACCTACGTCGAGTCGGGCGGGAAGAACCGGCACAACGTGATCGTCCGGCTCGAAGGGGCCGACCGGTCCCGGGGCGCCCTGCTGATCCACGGTCACCTCGACGCCGTGCCCGCCGACGCCTCGGAGTGGTCGGTCCACCCCTTCTCCGGGGCCATCCAGGACGACTACGTCTGGGGGCGCGGCGCGGTCGACATGAAGGACATGTGCGGGATGGCGCTCGCGCTGGCCCGGCACTACAAGATGCACAACGTCGTGCCGCCGCGCGACCTGGTCTTCGCCTTCCTGGCCGACGAGGAGGCCGGCGGTCACTACGGCGCCCAGTGGCTGGTCGAGAACCGGCCCGAGCTGTTCGAAGGCGTCACCGAGGCGATCAGCGAGGTCGGCGGCTTCTCGATCACGCTCAAGGACGACGTCCGCGCCTACCTCATCGAGACGGCGGAAAAGGGCATCCGCTGGATGAAGCTGCGCGTGCGCGGCACCGCCGGGCACGGCTCGATGATCCACCGCGACAACGCCGTCACGAAGCTGGCCGAGGCCGTGGCGAAGCTCGGCAACCACCGGTTCCCGCTCGTGCTCACCGACTCGGTCAGGGAGTTCCTCGCCGGCGTCACCGAGATCACCGGGTGGGACTTCCCGGAGGACGACCTGGAGGGCTCGGTCGCCAAGCTGGGCAACATCTCCCGGATGATCGGCGCGACCCTGCGCGACACGGCGAACCCGACCATGCTCACCGCCGGGTACAAGTCGAACGTCATCCCGTCGGTCGCCGAGGCCGCCGTCGACTGCCGGATCCTGCCCGGGCGCCTGGAGGCGTTCGACCGCGAGCTCGACGAGCTGCTCGGCCCGGACATCGAGAAGGAGTGGATGGAGCTCCCGCCGGTCGAGACGACGTTCGACGGCGCGCTCGTCGACGCCATGAGCGCCGCCGTGCTGGCCGAGGACCCGGGCGCGAAGACGCTGCCGTACATGCTGTCCGGCGGCACCGACGCGAAGTCGTTCCAACAGCTCGGTATCCGCAACTTCGGCTTCGCGCCGCTCAAGCTGCCGGCCGACCTCGACTTCTCGGCGCTGTTCCACGGCGTCGACGAGCGCGTTCCCGTCGAGGCGCTGAAGTTCGGCACCCGCGTGCTGGACCGGTTCCTGCGCACCAGCTGA
- a CDS encoding histidinol-phosphate transaminase, translating to MTPVPRTVLDEVPLYVPKPPVARADGVSHRLFLNENPYPPLPSVLAEISRAALTAHHYPEIMPGELVAALAARLGVPESDVVTGPGSVGIYQQVAQAMLEPGDEVVYAWPSFEAFPIVARIAGARPVPVPLRDGVHDLAAMAERVTPRTRAVFLCDPNNPTGTSVGARGLSAFLTAVPESVLVVLDEAYREFSTSAVDGVELYRRHPNVVVLRTFSKAYGLAGLRVGYGVAQPVLSAALRKCAVPCGVSGIGVRAALASLAAEPELAKRVAIVKAAREGLRAALRERQVPAPPTDTNFLWLPLGSRADEVADLLERAGLLSRRYPGEGIRLTVGTPEANAAVVAALEKAFAAA from the coding sequence ATGACCCCGGTTCCCCGCACGGTACTGGACGAAGTGCCCCTGTACGTGCCGAAACCGCCGGTGGCGCGGGCGGACGGCGTGTCGCACCGGTTGTTCCTCAACGAAAACCCGTACCCCCCGCTGCCGTCGGTGCTGGCCGAGATCTCGCGGGCGGCGCTGACCGCGCACCACTACCCGGAGATCATGCCGGGCGAGCTGGTGGCGGCGCTCGCCGCACGGCTGGGCGTGCCGGAGAGCGACGTGGTGACCGGCCCGGGTTCGGTGGGGATCTACCAGCAGGTGGCGCAGGCGATGCTGGAGCCGGGGGACGAGGTCGTGTACGCGTGGCCGTCGTTCGAGGCGTTCCCGATCGTGGCGCGGATCGCCGGGGCGCGACCGGTGCCGGTGCCCCTGCGGGACGGGGTGCACGACCTGGCGGCGATGGCGGAACGCGTCACCCCGCGCACGCGGGCCGTGTTCCTCTGCGACCCCAACAATCCGACCGGCACGTCCGTCGGCGCGCGGGGGCTGTCCGCGTTCCTGACCGCCGTGCCGGAATCGGTGCTGGTGGTGCTGGATGAGGCGTACCGCGAGTTCAGCACCTCGGCGGTGGACGGCGTCGAGCTGTATCGACGGCACCCGAACGTCGTCGTGCTGCGGACGTTCTCGAAGGCGTACGGTCTGGCGGGGCTGCGCGTGGGTTACGGGGTGGCGCAGCCGGTGCTCAGTGCGGCCCTGCGCAAGTGCGCCGTGCCGTGCGGGGTCAGCGGGATCGGGGTGCGCGCGGCGCTGGCGTCCCTCGCGGCGGAGCCGGAGCTGGCGAAGCGCGTGGCCATCGTCAAGGCGGCCCGGGAAGGACTGCGCGCGGCCCTGCGGGAACGCCAGGTGCCGGCGCCGCCCACCGACACGAACTTCCTGTGGCTGCCGCTGGGGTCACGGGCGGACGAGGTGGCCGACCTGCTGGAGCGGGCCGGTCTGCTGAGCCGCCGGTACCCCGGCGAGGGCATCCGCCTGACGGTGGGGACGCCGGAGGCCAACGCCGCCGTCGTCGCCGCGCTCGAGAAGGCTTTCGCCGCCGCCTGA
- a CDS encoding ornithine cyclodeaminase family protein: protein MQFLDEHDVHRLYPVEAAIDLMAEAMRRYSAGQVNQPLRTILRPPHESGLLGTMPCHVAGDDHAGFGLKAMVLKPENPARGLDLHIGVVMVFDPDTGRPLAVMDAGAITATRTAAVSAVATDVLAPPDAGDLAVLGSGVQGRSHLRALAVVRKLRRVRVWSRTRAHAEDYRAWAEGLGIDVEVAPDVRSALDGADLVCTTTAARTPIVEAGWVAPGAHLNVVGGSFADARELSSETVARAAVFVDSRESAAAESGDLRAPLAEGLIGADHVRAELGEVLLGRHPGRERPDDTTLYKSLGLAVQDVMSGFYVARAALEEAS from the coding sequence ATGCAGTTCCTCGACGAGCACGACGTCCACCGGCTGTACCCGGTGGAGGCGGCGATCGACCTGATGGCCGAGGCGATGCGCCGCTACAGCGCGGGGCAGGTGAACCAGCCGCTGCGCACGATCCTGCGCCCCCCGCACGAATCGGGTCTGCTGGGCACGATGCCGTGCCACGTGGCGGGCGACGACCACGCCGGGTTCGGCCTCAAGGCGATGGTCCTCAAGCCGGAGAACCCCGCGCGCGGCCTGGACCTGCACATCGGCGTGGTGATGGTGTTCGACCCTGACACGGGACGACCGCTGGCCGTGATGGACGCGGGCGCGATCACCGCCACCCGCACGGCCGCCGTGTCGGCGGTGGCCACCGACGTGCTGGCCCCGCCCGACGCGGGCGACCTGGCCGTGCTCGGCTCGGGCGTGCAGGGGCGCAGCCACCTGCGGGCGCTGGCCGTGGTCCGCAAGCTGCGCCGCGTGCGGGTGTGGTCGCGGACCCGCGCGCACGCGGAGGACTACCGGGCGTGGGCCGAGGGGCTGGGCATCGACGTGGAGGTCGCGCCGGACGTGCGGTCGGCGCTCGACGGCGCGGATCTGGTGTGCACGACCACGGCGGCCCGCACCCCGATCGTCGAGGCGGGCTGGGTGGCGCCTGGAGCGCACCTCAACGTGGTGGGCGGCTCGTTCGCCGACGCGCGCGAGCTCTCGTCGGAGACGGTGGCGAGGGCGGCGGTGTTCGTGGACAGCCGGGAGTCGGCGGCGGCCGAGTCCGGCGACCTGCGCGCACCGCTGGCCGAGGGCCTGATCGGGGCCGACCACGTGCGGGCCGAGCTCGGCGAGGTGCTCCTCGGACGGCACCCCGGCCGGGAGCGACCGGACGACACCACGCTCTACAAGTCGCTCGGTCTGGCCGTGCAGGACGTCATGTCGGGCTTCTACGTGGCTCGCGCCGCACTCGAGGAGGCGTCATGA
- a CDS encoding prephenate dehydratase domain-containing protein, with protein sequence MSVAEPMLLAEPRLAVLSGSDVPVKAVGTLGPAGTSSEQAARHVWRTFAADGPPEIRLFDTYEKAAEALRSGEVSHVVVASAYSGVNDYYMDTRLALCGAFIQDTPLYGLARRRDRKALPDWPRIATHPAPTALIAQLLPERFTGYEAIKVTSTSAAAIAVGDGVVDLALTTQPAVAAHDLEFISRTRTIRMLWSVFVAARV encoded by the coding sequence ATGTCCGTGGCAGAACCGATGTTGCTGGCCGAACCACGCCTTGCTGTGCTGTCGGGCAGCGACGTGCCCGTCAAGGCGGTGGGCACGCTGGGGCCGGCGGGAACGAGCAGCGAGCAGGCGGCCCGGCACGTGTGGCGCACCTTCGCCGCCGACGGCCCGCCGGAGATCAGGCTGTTCGACACCTACGAGAAGGCCGCTGAAGCGCTGAGATCCGGCGAGGTGAGCCACGTCGTCGTGGCCAGCGCGTATTCCGGCGTCAACGACTACTACATGGACACCAGGCTGGCGCTGTGCGGTGCGTTCATCCAGGACACGCCGCTCTACGGCCTGGCGCGCCGGCGGGACCGGAAGGCGCTGCCGGACTGGCCGCGCATCGCCACGCACCCCGCGCCGACGGCGCTGATCGCGCAACTGCTGCCGGAGCGGTTCACCGGCTACGAAGCGATCAAGGTGACCTCCACCAGCGCGGCCGCGATCGCGGTCGGCGACGGCGTGGTGGACCTGGCGCTCACCACGCAGCCGGCCGTGGCGGCGCACGACCTGGAGTTCATCTCGCGCACGCGCACGATCCGGATGCTGTGGTCGGTGTTCGTCGCCGCGCGGGTCTGA
- a CDS encoding branched-chain amino acid transaminase gives MTAEVSGGTRTDERPATTAWAYHRDGFVPVAEATVPVTTQGLHYGTGVFEGIRAHVVPGRSELAVFRLRDHLERFARSCRLLRIDLPQDTAELAAVVVELLSRNGVARDTYIRPLAYKYRPLPGTGPGVSLRGNSDALSVIAFTLGDYSPAAGVRCSFSSWTRPPGRSLPVRAKATGTYLNNALAVDEARAAGYDDAILLNERGDVAEASTANVFAVRGDELLTPPLDADILEGVTRDTVRVLSADFGLSYTERPLQPADLLVADEVFLTGTGMGVTPVVGIAGRDVGTGEPGTVTTGLRHRYHDLVRGSDDRYEHWLTRVRVP, from the coding sequence GTGACCGCCGAGGTGTCGGGCGGGACGCGGACGGACGAGCGGCCCGCGACGACGGCGTGGGCGTACCACCGGGACGGGTTCGTGCCGGTCGCCGAGGCCACCGTCCCGGTCACCACGCAGGGCCTGCACTACGGCACGGGCGTGTTCGAGGGCATCCGGGCGCACGTGGTGCCCGGTCGGTCGGAACTCGCGGTGTTCCGTCTCCGCGACCACTTGGAGCGGTTCGCGCGGTCGTGCCGGCTGTTGCGCATCGACCTGCCGCAGGACACGGCGGAGCTCGCGGCCGTGGTCGTCGAGCTGTTGTCGCGCAACGGTGTCGCGCGTGACACCTACATCAGGCCGTTGGCGTACAAGTACCGCCCGCTGCCCGGGACGGGGCCGGGGGTGTCGTTGCGCGGCAACTCCGACGCGCTGTCGGTGATCGCGTTCACCTTGGGCGACTACTCGCCGGCGGCGGGCGTGCGCTGCTCGTTCAGCTCGTGGACGCGCCCGCCGGGCCGGTCCCTTCCGGTGCGTGCCAAGGCGACCGGGACCTACCTGAACAACGCGCTGGCGGTGGACGAGGCGCGGGCGGCGGGCTACGACGACGCGATCCTGCTCAACGAGCGTGGCGACGTGGCGGAGGCGAGCACGGCCAACGTGTTCGCCGTGCGCGGCGACGAACTGCTCACCCCGCCGCTCGACGCCGACATCCTCGAAGGCGTCACCCGCGACACCGTGCGGGTGCTGTCGGCCGATTTCGGCCTGAGCTACACCGAACGCCCGCTGCAACCGGCCGACCTGCTGGTCGCGGACGAGGTGTTCCTCACCGGCACGGGCATGGGGGTCACGCCCGTGGTCGGGATCGCCGGCCGGGACGTCGGCACCGGCGAACCCGGCACCGTGACCACCGGCCTGCGCCACCGTTACCACGACCTGGTGCGGGGTTCGGACGACAGGTACGAGCACTGGCTCACCCGCGTGCGAGTGCCGTGA
- a CDS encoding phenylacetate--CoA ligase family protein, whose translation MFTIFNEELAGVARRLRDDHREFAAGRWDGARLEAHRTTMLRATVDYVRANSPFYRKHLANVRTEELGSSAGAAWRAVPFTTKDDLRAAQHDILSRPLSRAWIFYETTGTTGAATPCPRDNVDSLANNTALTVHYDTIFRQYGDDQVIGVSGPTELHAFGDTFGDVCRNLGLAVAKMWPHSPMVGFDRALAVLRDLGVTGLFCTPGMALTLAKRLRAAGLDPRRDLRVRVLMLTGELASPELLANIGELWGARAYNALYASQEASVLAAAGADGGLYTAPLINHYEVVDPVTGAPAAETGDVTLGELVVTALYQGAKPLVRYRTGDLVRRTRGDAGATLPADRLEVLGRTRDELVVGGQRISGYDLENLLLGHVRGYLDYQVVLDRDESGADRLSLRLEADESEPPRVDPELADHCRDVLGVEVSVGHDRFGSITGTGAMVSWKAARVVDNRSGEDADEETAAARSLASARR comes from the coding sequence ATGTTCACGATCTTCAACGAGGAACTGGCCGGAGTCGCCCGGCGGTTGCGTGACGACCACCGCGAATTCGCCGCGGGGCGGTGGGACGGGGCGCGCCTGGAGGCCCACCGCACCACCATGCTCCGGGCCACTGTGGACTACGTGCGGGCGAACTCGCCGTTCTACCGCAAGCACCTGGCGAACGTGCGCACCGAGGAGCTCGGCTCGTCGGCCGGTGCGGCGTGGCGTGCGGTGCCGTTCACGACGAAGGACGACCTGCGCGCGGCCCAACACGACATCCTGTCCCGCCCGTTGTCCAGGGCGTGGATCTTCTACGAGACGACCGGCACCACGGGGGCAGCCACTCCGTGCCCGCGTGACAACGTGGACTCGCTGGCCAACAACACGGCGCTGACCGTCCACTACGACACGATCTTCCGGCAGTACGGCGACGACCAGGTGATCGGCGTCTCCGGACCGACCGAGCTGCACGCGTTCGGCGACACGTTCGGAGACGTGTGCCGGAACCTGGGCCTGGCGGTGGCGAAGATGTGGCCGCACTCGCCGATGGTCGGCTTCGACCGGGCCCTGGCGGTGTTGCGCGACCTGGGCGTCACCGGCCTGTTCTGCACGCCCGGCATGGCGCTGACGCTGGCGAAACGGTTGCGCGCGGCGGGGCTCGACCCGCGCCGGGACCTGCGGGTGCGGGTGCTGATGCTGACCGGCGAACTGGCATCACCGGAGCTGCTGGCCAACATCGGCGAGCTGTGGGGCGCACGGGCGTATAACGCCCTGTACGCCTCGCAGGAGGCGTCGGTGCTGGCCGCGGCGGGGGCGGACGGCGGGCTGTACACCGCACCGCTGATCAACCACTACGAGGTCGTCGACCCGGTCACGGGTGCGCCGGCGGCCGAGACCGGGGACGTGACCCTCGGGGAGCTGGTCGTCACTGCGCTGTACCAGGGCGCGAAGCCGCTGGTGCGCTACCGCACGGGCGACCTGGTGCGCCGCACGCGCGGGGACGCCGGGGCGACGCTGCCGGCCGACCGCCTGGAGGTGCTGGGCCGCACGCGCGACGAACTGGTCGTCGGCGGGCAGCGGATCAGCGGTTACGACCTGGAGAACCTGCTGCTCGGCCACGTCCGGGGTTACCTCGACTACCAGGTGGTGCTCGACCGTGACGAGTCCGGCGCGGACCGGCTGTCGTTGCGCCTGGAGGCGGACGAGAGCGAGCCGCCGCGCGTCGACCCGGAGCTCGCCGACCACTGCCGGGACGTGCTGGGCGTCGAGGTGAGCGTGGGCCACGACCGGTTCGGCAGCATCACCGGCACGGGCGCGATGGTGAGCTGGAAGGCCGCCCGCGTGGTGGACAACCGCTCCGGCGAGGACGCCGACGAAGAGACCGCTGCCGCCCGGTCCCTCGCGTCGGCGAGGCGCTGA
- a CDS encoding Dabb family protein encodes MIRHIVLFKFKDGVSPEDPRVPVAESLARRVGDEVPDLRYWYAGRNFSDRPVAYDFVVIGLVEDEAALDRYMTHPFHQDAIAVWREISDWVIADVVERDATVVAHELAARR; translated from the coding sequence ATGATCCGGCACATCGTGCTGTTCAAGTTCAAGGACGGGGTGTCCCCGGAGGACCCGCGCGTCCCCGTCGCCGAATCCCTGGCGCGCCGGGTCGGCGACGAGGTCCCCGACCTGCGCTACTGGTACGCGGGCCGGAACTTCTCGGACCGGCCGGTCGCCTACGACTTCGTGGTGATCGGGCTGGTGGAGGACGAGGCTGCGCTGGACCGCTACATGACGCACCCGTTCCACCAGGACGCCATCGCCGTCTGGCGGGAGATCAGCGACTGGGTCATCGCCGACGTCGTCGAGCGGGACGCGACGGTCGTGGCGCACGAACTCGCCGCCCGTCGCTGA
- a CDS encoding chorismate mutase, whose amino-acid sequence MTAQQEHAPVTPARNRIDDLDAKLIALITERRRISAGIQRDRIAAGGVRTDTAREREIFRRYHDAFGSAGTTLGSMVLEICRGRLGAERERAAAVEPGREPDTPPLRLGVFSFANCGAVRWGLGDRQVATGTPEAMAAALLAGEVDVAPISLVEYLRHHDRLLALPDLGIGSDGEVLSCQLFTRGPLTDLDGGRVALGSTSRTAALLATILLAEWAGVNAEYRVEPPVLADMLRGADGAVLIGDAALAETLHPHPGLHVHDLGALWREWTGLPMVFAVWAVRRATALRRPAAVSAAHATLLEAAQQGSRQLDEVAESLAANGLFTREEMSRYLATLEHSLGGRHIAGIRHFAKLAARRGAVPDDADITFFGGQS is encoded by the coding sequence ATGACCGCACAGCAGGAACACGCGCCCGTCACACCGGCGCGCAACCGCATCGACGACCTGGATGCGAAACTCATCGCGCTGATCACCGAGCGCAGGCGGATCTCCGCCGGTATCCAGCGGGACCGGATCGCCGCCGGCGGCGTGCGGACGGACACCGCGCGGGAACGGGAGATCTTCCGCCGGTACCACGACGCGTTCGGCAGCGCCGGCACGACGTTGGGGTCGATGGTGCTGGAGATCTGCCGGGGCAGGCTCGGCGCCGAGCGTGAGCGGGCCGCCGCCGTCGAGCCGGGGCGGGAGCCGGACACCCCGCCCTTGCGGCTGGGGGTGTTCTCGTTCGCCAACTGCGGCGCGGTGCGCTGGGGGCTCGGGGACCGGCAGGTGGCGACGGGCACGCCGGAGGCCATGGCGGCGGCGCTGCTGGCGGGCGAGGTGGACGTCGCGCCCATCAGCCTCGTCGAGTACCTGCGCCACCACGACCGGCTGCTGGCGCTGCCGGACCTGGGAATCGGCAGTGACGGCGAGGTGCTGTCGTGCCAGCTCTTCACCCGGGGGCCGCTCACCGACCTGGACGGTGGCCGGGTCGCGCTGGGCTCGACCAGCCGCACGGCGGCGTTGCTCGCGACGATCCTGCTCGCCGAGTGGGCCGGGGTGAACGCCGAGTATCGCGTGGAGCCGCCCGTGCTGGCGGACATGCTGCGCGGTGCCGACGGTGCGGTGCTGATCGGTGACGCGGCGCTGGCCGAGACGTTGCACCCGCACCCGGGGCTGCACGTGCACGACCTGGGCGCGTTGTGGCGGGAATGGACGGGCCTGCCGATGGTGTTCGCGGTGTGGGCGGTCCGCCGTGCCACGGCCCTGCGCCGGCCGGCGGCCGTGTCCGCCGCCCACGCGACGCTGCTGGAGGCCGCGCAGCAGGGCAGCCGGCAGCTCGACGAGGTGGCGGAATCGTTGGCGGCCAACGGGTTGTTCACCCGCGAGGAGATGTCCCGCTACCTTGCGACGCTCGAACACAGCCTGGGTGGACGGCACATCGCGGGCATCCGGCACTTCGCGAAACTCGCGGCGCGGCGCGGTGCCGTGCCCGACGACGCCGACATCACCTTCTTCGGAGGACAGTCATGA
- a CDS encoding phenylalanine 4-monooxygenase codes for MDDPALYAPMTYDESGYPRYAFPVDHPAHGDDDYTRRRNRIAFQGAEHVVGTPAPEIDYHELDHQTWRNIQRALAERHAEYAAADVVAWAAALDLPTDHVPQLEEVNSRLRRMTGYALTPAVGFVPIEQFYGVLADEKFYAAQFIRHHSQPFFSPEADVVHELVGHSPALGNDKVAELYRLTGEAVRRVESPRTIELISRVFWFTLEYGVIEENGLHRAYGAGLLSSFGELESFRKADIRPLNLTEMATTEYDITDYQHVLFAGRSIGHVHDFFADFLRAVDDEDPDRIGVSF; via the coding sequence ATGGATGATCCCGCTCTCTACGCGCCGATGACCTATGACGAGTCGGGATACCCGCGCTACGCGTTCCCGGTCGACCACCCGGCCCACGGTGACGACGACTACACACGACGGCGCAACCGCATCGCCTTCCAGGGCGCGGAACACGTTGTCGGCACGCCGGCGCCGGAGATCGACTACCACGAGCTGGACCACCAGACGTGGCGGAACATCCAGCGGGCGCTGGCCGAGCGGCACGCGGAGTACGCGGCGGCCGACGTGGTGGCCTGGGCCGCCGCGCTGGATCTGCCCACCGACCACGTCCCGCAACTGGAGGAGGTCAACAGCCGGTTGCGCCGCATGACCGGGTACGCGTTGACACCCGCTGTCGGTTTCGTGCCGATCGAACAGTTCTACGGTGTGCTGGCCGATGAGAAGTTCTACGCCGCCCAGTTCATCCGGCACCACTCGCAGCCGTTCTTCTCGCCCGAGGCGGACGTGGTGCACGAGCTGGTCGGCCACTCGCCGGCGCTGGGCAACGACAAGGTCGCCGAGCTCTACCGGTTGACGGGCGAAGCGGTGCGGCGAGTCGAGAGCCCCCGCACGATCGAGCTGATCTCGCGGGTCTTCTGGTTCACGCTGGAGTACGGCGTGATCGAGGAGAACGGCCTGCACCGCGCGTACGGCGCCGGTCTCCTGTCGTCCTTCGGGGAACTGGAGAGCTTCCGCAAGGCCGACATCCGCCCGCTGAACCTGACCGAGATGGCGACCACCGAATACGACATCACCGACTACCAGCACGTGTTGTTCGCGGGCCGATCGATCGGGCACGTGCACGATTTCTTCGCCGATTTTCTGCGGGCCGTGGACGACGAAGACCCGGATCGCATCGGGGTTTCGTTCTGA
- a CDS encoding LysE family translocator, whose amino-acid sequence MFTTLVAFAGVSLLATLIPGPDTAVVIKNSLGRGRRAAMATAAGCSTGQVGWGIASIVGIAALLATSVVAFTVVKWIGAIYLCYIGLRSLLGALRSGQSAAAPAAAAAPASVASSYRDGLFTNALNPKTALFMSALLPQFTGPGSPGWLPVALVAVTAVVSFSCMSAYALVFAKLGDVLRRPAVRRAVEGTMGGVLVSFGVGLAFSQA is encoded by the coding sequence ATGTTCACGACGCTTGTGGCTTTCGCCGGCGTGTCCCTGCTGGCGACGTTGATTCCCGGCCCGGACACGGCCGTGGTCATCAAGAATTCGCTGGGGCGCGGGCGCCGGGCGGCCATGGCCACCGCCGCCGGGTGCAGCACCGGCCAGGTCGGCTGGGGAATCGCGTCCATCGTCGGAATAGCCGCGCTGCTCGCGACCTCGGTCGTCGCGTTCACCGTGGTGAAATGGATCGGCGCGATTTACCTGTGCTACATCGGCCTCCGCTCACTGCTCGGCGCGCTGCGCTCGGGGCAGTCCGCGGCGGCACCGGCCGCTGCCGCCGCGCCCGCGAGCGTCGCCTCGTCCTACCGCGACGGCCTGTTCACCAACGCGCTCAACCCGAAGACGGCCTTGTTCATGTCCGCGCTGCTGCCGCAGTTCACCGGCCCCGGCTCCCCCGGGTGGCTGCCCGTGGCCCTGGTCGCGGTGACGGCCGTCGTCAGCTTTTCCTGCATGTCCGCGTACGCGCTGGTGTTCGCCAAGCTCGGGGACGTCCTGCGGCGGCCCGCCGTGCGGCGCGCGGTCGAGGGGACGATGGGCGGCGTGCTGGTGAGCTTCGGTGTGGGTCTGGCGTTCAGCCAGGCGTGA
- a CDS encoding response regulator transcription factor — MHVWFNGACCCCSSSGSTTAGLRAVRWGDEMQLLRVLVCDPDPLIRAGIRGLVESVEYATVIAESSSIWSGREMCDDSYDVAVVTDGDIPPSAKNVILFIDDVHDRRALVNAVAAGVTRFVSRTNAATDLGHGLRAVLQGSPYVPTPVVEQLLALLAATIPTKASATRPIEELSPREAEVLMLISEGTSNAAIARKLHIQETTVRSHVARIQSKLNIATRAEAVLVGQRFRIEAGRDR; from the coding sequence TTGCACGTTTGGTTCAACGGAGCATGCTGCTGTTGTAGTAGTAGTGGTAGTACAACCGCAGGTCTGCGTGCTGTCCGCTGGGGGGATGAGATGCAGTTGCTCAGGGTTCTGGTGTGCGATCCCGATCCGCTGATCAGGGCGGGAATTCGCGGATTGGTCGAGTCGGTGGAGTACGCGACCGTGATCGCGGAATCCTCGTCGATCTGGTCCGGTCGCGAGATGTGCGATGACTCCTACGACGTCGCCGTGGTCACCGACGGGGACATTCCGCCATCGGCCAAGAACGTGATCCTCTTCATCGACGATGTGCACGACCGGCGGGCGCTGGTCAACGCCGTCGCGGCGGGTGTCACGCGCTTCGTCAGCCGGACCAACGCCGCCACCGACCTCGGCCACGGGCTCCGAGCCGTGCTCCAAGGCAGTCCGTACGTTCCGACCCCGGTCGTCGAGCAGCTTCTCGCGCTGCTCGCCGCGACGATCCCGACCAAGGCCTCCGCCACCCGGCCGATCGAAGAGCTGAGCCCTCGCGAGGCCGAGGTGCTCATGCTCATCAGCGAGGGAACCAGCAACGCGGCCATCGCGAGGAAGCTGCACATCCAGGAGACGACGGTGCGCTCGCACGTCGCCCGGATCCAGTCGAAGCTGAACATCGCCACGCGCGCCGAAGCGGTTCTCGTCGGCCAGCGGTTCCGGATCGAGGCGGGCCGCGATCGATGA